The Synchiropus splendidus isolate RoL2022-P1 chromosome 11, RoL_Sspl_1.0, whole genome shotgun sequence genome contains a region encoding:
- the jakmip1 gene encoding janus kinase and microtubule-interacting protein 1 isoform X4: MSSATPPVGPPLRKGRKQEKSEVMAEPVQTTNEELRGKLMDIQMELQQERGKVCKLRERLQEQRQARELEQHKHAVAITDLRAKLHEEKLREIAAAREALARQHEAELARTIKIRDTEVQRLQGLVNALRDGAADKLKNALLAEAREEARKAFDGERLKLQQEIQEQKTARKQAEEAMANALQADKAKAADLRTAYQQHQDEVHRIKRDCERDIRRLMDELKGKDRVVCALERELGLQAGYAQKLQLQKEALDEQLGQVREAERHNHGSPKREAVPGIGDNPDLLNNLFLSSSSSSPLPALHQEVEERDMRRFQLKIAELHSVIRKLEDRNALLADERNELLKRVREAESQMKPMFEKNKRLSKKNDDLLQTLQRMEEKLKNLSRENAEMKEKAASSRPSSQQAPHQSLLKRPSSLTDLSHAHEEQEVEFLKLQVAEQRGIIDELMQERDRMVVGKKTRRKPLKLTKRHVVETYFGFDEESIDSETSSLTSFNTDLTDRTPATPEEDLEESVSREESELRFRQLTREYQALQRAYALLQEQTGGSVDAEREARTREQLQQDLSSCQAKIVDLEKVLAERGQDSKWVEEKQYLLRTNQELHEKMCALQQVELRLQAEVQDARDQNELLEFRVLELEERERKSPALNFHISAFPENSSSALQFYCQQQGVKDVVIPELMKKLDILGDNGNLRNEEQVAVIQAGTVISLCEKWLKQIDNTEAALTQKMIDLENDKDLFSKQKGFLEEELDYRKQALDQAYMRIEELEATLYSALQQEQPSCQAVAESLTDRQREELRLAVDKLRRQILRQSRHYDSQILQERMELLQQAQQRIRELEDRIDFQKRQIKEIEEKFLFLFLFFSLAFILWP; this comes from the exons ATGTCATCAGCCACGCCCCCAGTGGGCCCGCCCCTTAGGAAGGGAAGGAAGCAAGAGAAATCCGAGGTGATGGCTGAACCAGTGCAGACCACTAATGAGGAGCTGAGAGGCAAACTAATGGACATCCAgatggaactgcagcaggagaggGGCAAG GTGTGTAAGCTGCGAGAGCGTCTCCAGGAGCAGCGGCAGGCCAGGGAGCTTGAGCAGCACAAACATGCTGTAGCCATCACCGACCTGCGCGCCAAACTCCACGAGGAGAAGCTCAGAGAAATCGCAGCCGCCCGCGAAGCCCTGGCTCGGCAGCACGAAGCCGAGCTAGCCAGGACGATAAAGATCCGAGACACGGAGGTGCAGAGGCTACAGGGGCTGGTCAACGCTCTGAGGGATGGAGCAGCGGACAAACTCAAAAACGCGCTGCTTGCTGAGGCCCGCGAGGAAGCACGGAAGGCTTTTGACGGGGAGCGACTTAAACTACAGCAGGAG ATCCAGGAACAGAAGACGGCCAGGAAGCAGGCCGAGGAGGCGATGGCAAACGCGCTCCAGGCTGACAAGGCCAAAGCAGCCGATCTCAGAACAGCCTACCAACAGCACCAGGATGAAGTTCATCGTATCAAACGGGATTGTGAGAGAGATATCCGACGACTG ATGGATGAGCTGAAGGGAAAGGACCGTGTGGTGTGTGCGCTGGAGAGAGAGCTGGGCCTGCAGGCTGGCTACGCCCAAAAACTTCAGCTCCAAAAGGAGGCTTTGGATGAGCAGCTGGGGCAAGTACGAGAGGCGGAGAGGCACAACCATGGTAGCCCGAAGAGAGAGGCGGTGCCCGGGATCGGAGACAACCCAGACCTTTTAAACAACCTG tttttgtcctcctcttcctcctcccctctccccgCTCTTCACCAGGAGGTTGAGGAGCGCGACATGAGGAGGTTCCAGCTGAAAATCGCAGAGCTTCACTCAGTCATCAGGAAGCTGGAGGACAGAAACGCTTTGCTGGCGGACGAGAGGAATGAGCTG TTAAAAAGAGTAAGGGAGGCTGAGAGTCAAATGAAGCCCATGTTTGAGAAGAACAAACGCTTGTCAAAGAAGAACGACGACCTGCTGCAAACTCTGCAGCGCATGGAGGAGAAACTCAAAAACCTGAGTCGTGAGAATGCTGAGATG AAAGAGAAAGCCGCCTCCAGCCGTCCCTCCTCCCAGCAGGCTCCGCATCAATCGCTGCTGAAGCGACCCAGCTCACTCACCGACCTAAGCCACGCCCACgaggaacaggaagtggagttCCTCAAGCTGCAAGTTGCTGAGCAACGTGGCATCATTGATGAGCTCATGCAG GAGCGAGATCGGATGGTGGTGGGCAAAAAGACGCGGCGGAAACCGCTGAAACTCACTAAA agGCATGTTGTGGAGACATATTTTGGATTTGATGAGGAATCCATCGACTCCGAGACCTCATCTCTGACCTCCTTCAACACCGACCTCACTGATCGTACACCCGCGACTCCGGAGGAGGATTTAGAAGAG AGTGTGTCCCGTGAGGAGTCGGAGCTGCGCTTCCGTCAGCTCACCAGAGAGTACCAGGCGCTCCAGAGAGCCTACGcactgctgcaggagcagactGGTGGCTCCGTGGATGCTGAGAGGGAGGCCCGG ACTCGTGAGCAACTGCAGCAGGACCTGAGCAGCTGCCAGGCCAAgattgtggacctggagaaggtGCTGGCCGAGCGCGGGCAG GACTCAAAGTGGGTGGAGGAGAAACAGTACTTGCTCAGGACAAACCAGGAACTTCATGAGAAG ATGTGTGCACTGCAGCAGGTCGAACTGCGACTGCAGGCCGAGGTTCAGGACGCTCGGGACCAGAATGAACTCCTGGAATTTAGAGTGCTTGAACTGGAA GAGCGAGAGCGCAAATCCCCTGCTCTGAACTTTCACATCTCTGCCTTCCCTGAGAACAGCAGCAGTGCACTTCAGTTTTACTGCCAACAACAAGGAGTGAAG GATGTCGTCATTCCTGAGCTGATGAAGAAACTGGACATTTTAGGGGACAACGGG AATCTGAGAAATGAAGAGCAGGTGGCAGTGATCCAGGCTGGAACAGTGATTTCGCTCTGTGAAAAA TGGTTGAAACAGATCGACAACACAGAGGCTGCCCTGACCCAGAAGATGATCGATCTGGAGAATGACAAG GATCTGTTCAGTAAGCAGAAGGGATTTCTTGAGGAGGAACTGGACTATAGGAAACAAGCCCTGGACCAGGCCTACATG AGGATCGAGGAGCTGGAGGCCACGCTGTATAGCgctctgcagcaggagcagccgtCATGCCAGGCGGTGGCCGAGTCGCTGACAGACAGGCAGAGGGAGGAGCTGAGGCTTGCTGTGGACAAGCTGCGGCGTCAGATTCTCCGGCAGAGCCGGCATTATGACAGTCAGATCTTACAGGAGCGCATGGAGCTTTTACAGCAGGCCCAGCAG AGGATTAGAGAGCTGGAGGACAGAATTGACTTTCAAAAGAGACAGATAAAGGAAATTGAGGAAAAG TTCCTGTTCCTCTTTTTGTTCTTCTCTTTGGCATTTATTCTCTGGCCTTAA
- the jakmip1 gene encoding janus kinase and microtubule-interacting protein 1 isoform X5 — protein MSSATPPVGPPLRKGRKQEKSEVMAEPVQTTNEELRGKLMDIQMELQQERGKVCKLRERLQEQRQARELEQHKHAVAITDLRAKLHEEKLREIAAAREALARQHEAELARTIKIRDTEVQRLQGLVNALRDGAADKLKNALLAEAREEARKAFDGERLKLQQEIQEQKTARKQAEEAMANALQADKAKAADLRTAYQQHQDEVHRIKRDCERDIRRLMDELKGKDRVVCALERELGLQAGYAQKLQLQKEALDEQLGQVREAERHNHGSPKREAVPGIGDNPDLLNNLEVEERDMRRFQLKIAELHSVIRKLEDRNALLADERNELLKRVREAESQMKPMFEKNKRLSKKNDDLLQTLQRMEEKLKNLSRENAEMKEKAASSRPSSQQAPHQSLLKRPSSLTDLSHAHEEQEVEFLKLQVAEQRGIIDELMQERDRMVVGKKTRRKPLKLTKRHVVETYFGFDEESIDSETSSLTSFNTDLTDRTPATPEEDLEESVSREESELRFRQLTREYQALQRAYALLQEQTGGSVDAEREARTREQLQQDLSSCQAKIVDLEKVLAERGQDSKWVEEKQYLLRTNQELHEKMCALQQVELRLQAEVQDARDQNELLEFRVLELEERERKSPALNFHISAFPENSSSALQFYCQQQGVKDVVIPELMKKLDILGDNGNLRNEEQVAVIQAGTVISLCEKWLKQIDNTEAALTQKMIDLENDKDLFSKQKGFLEEELDYRKQALDQAYMRIEELEATLYSALQQEQPSCQAVAESLTDRQREELRLAVDKLRRQILRQSRHYDSQILQERMELLQQAQQRIRELEDRIDFQKRQIKEIEEKFLFLFLFFSLAFILWP, from the exons ATGTCATCAGCCACGCCCCCAGTGGGCCCGCCCCTTAGGAAGGGAAGGAAGCAAGAGAAATCCGAGGTGATGGCTGAACCAGTGCAGACCACTAATGAGGAGCTGAGAGGCAAACTAATGGACATCCAgatggaactgcagcaggagaggGGCAAG GTGTGTAAGCTGCGAGAGCGTCTCCAGGAGCAGCGGCAGGCCAGGGAGCTTGAGCAGCACAAACATGCTGTAGCCATCACCGACCTGCGCGCCAAACTCCACGAGGAGAAGCTCAGAGAAATCGCAGCCGCCCGCGAAGCCCTGGCTCGGCAGCACGAAGCCGAGCTAGCCAGGACGATAAAGATCCGAGACACGGAGGTGCAGAGGCTACAGGGGCTGGTCAACGCTCTGAGGGATGGAGCAGCGGACAAACTCAAAAACGCGCTGCTTGCTGAGGCCCGCGAGGAAGCACGGAAGGCTTTTGACGGGGAGCGACTTAAACTACAGCAGGAG ATCCAGGAACAGAAGACGGCCAGGAAGCAGGCCGAGGAGGCGATGGCAAACGCGCTCCAGGCTGACAAGGCCAAAGCAGCCGATCTCAGAACAGCCTACCAACAGCACCAGGATGAAGTTCATCGTATCAAACGGGATTGTGAGAGAGATATCCGACGACTG ATGGATGAGCTGAAGGGAAAGGACCGTGTGGTGTGTGCGCTGGAGAGAGAGCTGGGCCTGCAGGCTGGCTACGCCCAAAAACTTCAGCTCCAAAAGGAGGCTTTGGATGAGCAGCTGGGGCAAGTACGAGAGGCGGAGAGGCACAACCATGGTAGCCCGAAGAGAGAGGCGGTGCCCGGGATCGGAGACAACCCAGACCTTTTAAACAACCTG GAGGTTGAGGAGCGCGACATGAGGAGGTTCCAGCTGAAAATCGCAGAGCTTCACTCAGTCATCAGGAAGCTGGAGGACAGAAACGCTTTGCTGGCGGACGAGAGGAATGAGCTG TTAAAAAGAGTAAGGGAGGCTGAGAGTCAAATGAAGCCCATGTTTGAGAAGAACAAACGCTTGTCAAAGAAGAACGACGACCTGCTGCAAACTCTGCAGCGCATGGAGGAGAAACTCAAAAACCTGAGTCGTGAGAATGCTGAGATG AAAGAGAAAGCCGCCTCCAGCCGTCCCTCCTCCCAGCAGGCTCCGCATCAATCGCTGCTGAAGCGACCCAGCTCACTCACCGACCTAAGCCACGCCCACgaggaacaggaagtggagttCCTCAAGCTGCAAGTTGCTGAGCAACGTGGCATCATTGATGAGCTCATGCAG GAGCGAGATCGGATGGTGGTGGGCAAAAAGACGCGGCGGAAACCGCTGAAACTCACTAAA agGCATGTTGTGGAGACATATTTTGGATTTGATGAGGAATCCATCGACTCCGAGACCTCATCTCTGACCTCCTTCAACACCGACCTCACTGATCGTACACCCGCGACTCCGGAGGAGGATTTAGAAGAG AGTGTGTCCCGTGAGGAGTCGGAGCTGCGCTTCCGTCAGCTCACCAGAGAGTACCAGGCGCTCCAGAGAGCCTACGcactgctgcaggagcagactGGTGGCTCCGTGGATGCTGAGAGGGAGGCCCGG ACTCGTGAGCAACTGCAGCAGGACCTGAGCAGCTGCCAGGCCAAgattgtggacctggagaaggtGCTGGCCGAGCGCGGGCAG GACTCAAAGTGGGTGGAGGAGAAACAGTACTTGCTCAGGACAAACCAGGAACTTCATGAGAAG ATGTGTGCACTGCAGCAGGTCGAACTGCGACTGCAGGCCGAGGTTCAGGACGCTCGGGACCAGAATGAACTCCTGGAATTTAGAGTGCTTGAACTGGAA GAGCGAGAGCGCAAATCCCCTGCTCTGAACTTTCACATCTCTGCCTTCCCTGAGAACAGCAGCAGTGCACTTCAGTTTTACTGCCAACAACAAGGAGTGAAG GATGTCGTCATTCCTGAGCTGATGAAGAAACTGGACATTTTAGGGGACAACGGG AATCTGAGAAATGAAGAGCAGGTGGCAGTGATCCAGGCTGGAACAGTGATTTCGCTCTGTGAAAAA TGGTTGAAACAGATCGACAACACAGAGGCTGCCCTGACCCAGAAGATGATCGATCTGGAGAATGACAAG GATCTGTTCAGTAAGCAGAAGGGATTTCTTGAGGAGGAACTGGACTATAGGAAACAAGCCCTGGACCAGGCCTACATG AGGATCGAGGAGCTGGAGGCCACGCTGTATAGCgctctgcagcaggagcagccgtCATGCCAGGCGGTGGCCGAGTCGCTGACAGACAGGCAGAGGGAGGAGCTGAGGCTTGCTGTGGACAAGCTGCGGCGTCAGATTCTCCGGCAGAGCCGGCATTATGACAGTCAGATCTTACAGGAGCGCATGGAGCTTTTACAGCAGGCCCAGCAG AGGATTAGAGAGCTGGAGGACAGAATTGACTTTCAAAAGAGACAGATAAAGGAAATTGAGGAAAAG TTCCTGTTCCTCTTTTTGTTCTTCTCTTTGGCATTTATTCTCTGGCCTTAA
- the jakmip1 gene encoding trichohyalin isoform X1 — MEEEVRTMTWEKDRVELVWRERLLRCQRQLKAKEEEMSRQSQYFEGFKSQLQHKLTVSRDREENLQNRIYTLEKQLLELTVSAATGVAAISQVRIASETPVQVDELLFLRGEGEGEEENREERRKIVHHQGTEQKEEPAADGYAKESQLRKCLLNLKADLNVLLEREESGMMMRRKMVEELQEAQENSHFLSCKVEEMEAEILQLKLAERSLLQEVDELREENYRLKEKQSGVTNQTSDQSAAIPESTGPYPSSLSGSTAVCSVPSTTNRPHPSAGSDGEFVLDIKDVKSSAVSHFGHQGAVMSTFSLAVETVDDLKFGSWCSSGALNLEEAPSEESDALREAYRSLGFGEDLQALQEQCDCLEAALQQAQVQLQVLSQENTQLKEQLGKQTDGEPAIAEEGEEPSSLVKALNEENRALAARIQELVAHSELDDEVRRRDESQMKERVSTLEEERVRLELEVQEQACLITELTKKTEDDLNSIMELQQKLHQCEKRVQETAGIRELCRSPCPSALPPTNIDDVIDILVESVINLDEEPQESSPKSSPHSNVQALSEGADQLTKSIQHLREEEQELLSNIRSLREQQREVTLSVQALAEEKRQLTRQVWGLKEEKDDVSKALSGLQQEKEHLKRAVCGLKEQLRRCTSELEMEREKVLSSKSDEIDFIQTLQAEKEQLSQTVLSLKQEKDELMAAIQGLKEERQQFIVGAEGHDSLLKSLSSLKDERKELEDSISCLREEERRVKDAVEDLKEQRRKQNVKQKKSPLLTADCQRAELLRELEDATLRGLCKEEARSSSAGEREALSAELKKSQKELDTKHQEMKTLHGEVQRLMVQRVEAERAAGENLKRVAVLSCQVEDIRIENDSLAAQVKELRLKVSKLQGEKADVLTLQAQVEEKYNITAAQLKAKSGALDQLNSEYMALKSRGNQDDVTVELVSLRSQHDSIRAKYDSLLRSKSPSDLDLVPLKAKLSCLVSKCQERNSVLVQLVKAMRKHGCLEASLSKQVDRLLSDAVLDDYSKTLIPGGHQKTQSPCGRATPGPTSVNRCQEYTGEVTTDHLTPVLQHGATDMPSTPGAAAQANNSDVKSVLTTTRKDKANHPVPCLYSNTSNKVQPSPDQTAEQGSSAKKVPSSPNKPDKYRLVQKAESTPDLSRLTSASSSPLAEQCHDSSSRRRLSSPEKIINLHQQLQQTLLSSFQAPRGFGWEEQWDKSQSCVSNRDSKSLPPSLRGSSVTMATEEPPSAKSPSLFKAVTSRSANLPFGPNMLTNQSLRAVKSSCIFGSATSVNANSTSRNSTKITSVKPKVTTLRIPDKNDSRLTEPSSSDPKTRPQNSPSLDFPPKTPASGTAATSLPLASDGAFKSTTSLLDDAASSSLSRPTSCTRSEHSSPERTYSRGSPVPPPEKMKQPRPNPEAPSEVCSVKVIRRVGQCSLMIGWERPPLDELGCSNGTFVYGYRVFVDGSFHKSVLSSACTKCVLENVDASVPVNISVQTLGANGLCSNRVQVAFESAGSAEH, encoded by the exons atggaggaggaagtcaGAACCATG ACTTGGGAGAAGGACCGAGTGGAGCTGGTGTGGAGAGAGCGGCTGCTGCGCTGTCAGAGGCAGCTGAAGGcaaaagaggaggagatgagccgCCAGTCCCAGTACTTCGAGGGCTTTAAGAGCCAACTTCAGCACAAGCTCACTGTGAGCCGAGACAGGGAGGAGAACCTTCAGAACCGCATTTACACTCTGGAAAAGCAGCTTCTTGAACTGACTGTGAGTGCTGCTACTGGCGTCGCCGCCATAAGTCAGGTCCGGATAGCATCTGAAACTCCGGTCCAGGTGGACGAGCTTCTGTTCTTgagaggagaaggtgaaggagaggaggagaatcgggaggagaggaggaagattgTCCATCACCAAGGGACTGAGCAAAAAGAAGAACCAGCAGCAGATGGATATGCAAAGGAAAGCCAGCTCCGGAAATGCCTGTTGAATCTGAAAGCGGATCTCAATGTGCTTCTGGAAAGAGAGGAGAgtgggatgatgatgaggaggaagatggtggAAGAGCTGCAGGAAGCTCAGGAGAACAGTCACTTCCTGAGCTGCAAGGTGGAAGAGATGGAGGCTGAGATCCTCCAGCTGAAGTTGGCTGAACGCTCCCTGCTGCAGGAGGTGGACGAGCTGAGGGAGGAAAATTACAGACTCAAGGAGAAGCAGAGCGGAGTGACTAACCAAACAAGCGATCAATCCGCTGCAATCCCTGAATCAACAGGCCCATATCCCAGCTCCCTCAGCGGCAGCACTGCTGTTTGCTCGGTTCCCTCCACCACAAATCGTCCTCATCCCTCTGCTGGCAGTGATGGAGAA TTTGTCTTGGATATCAAAGATGTCAAGTCAAGTGCAGTTTCCCACTTTGGCCACCAAGGGGCGGTGATGAGCACCTTCAGTTTGGCAGTGGAAACAGTCGATGATTTGAAATTCGGGAGCTGGTGCTCCAGCGGAGCGCTGAACTTGGAGGAAGCCCCCAGTGAGGAATCTGATGCCTTGAGGGAAGCATACCGAAGCTTGGGGTTCGGCGAGGATCTTCAGGCTCTTCAGGAGCAGTGCGATTGCCTGGAGGCCGCCTTGCAGCAAGCACAGGTGCAGCTCCAGGTTCTGTCTCAGGAGAACACTCAACTGAAGGAGCAGcttggaaaacaaacagatggTGAACCCGCAATcgcagaggaaggagaagag CCAAGCAGTCTAGTCAAAGCTCTGAATGAAGAGAACCGAGCCTTGGCTGCCAGAATCCAGGAGCTTGTGGCCCACAGTGAGCTTGATGATGAAGTGCGGAGACGAGATGAGTCCCAGATGAAGGAGCGTGTATCCACCCTGGAGGAAGAGCGAGTCaggctggagctggaggtcCAAGAACAAGCCTGTTTGATCACAGAGCTCACTAAGAAGACTGAAGATGACCTCAATAGCATCATGGAGTTGCAGCAGAAGCTACACCAGTGTGAGAAACGTGTGCAGGAGACAGCAGGAATTCGAGAGTTGTGCAGGTCCCCCTGTCCGAGTGCTTTACCGCCGACAAACATCGATGATGTCATTGATATTCTGGTGGAGAGTGTGATTAACCTGGATGAGGAACCACAGGAATCAAGTCCCAAATCTTCTCCCCACTCAAATGTTCAAGCGCTAAGTGAAGGAGCAGACCAGCTCACCAAGTCGATCCAGCATCtcagagaagaagaacaggagTTGCTCAGCAATATTAGATCTCTGAGGGAGCAGCAGAGGGAAGTCACACTGTCGGTTCAAGCGCTGGCAGAAGAGAAGCGACAGCTAACGCGTCAGGTTTGGGGACTGAAAGAGGAAAAAGATGACGTCAGTAAAGCTCTGTCTGGTCTTCAACAAGAGAAGGAGCATCTCAAGCGTGCAGTGTGTGGACTTAAGGAGCAGCTCAGAAGGTGCACGTCCGAGCTCGAGATGGAAAGAGAGAAAGTGTTGAGCAGCAAATCTGATGAGATTGACTTTATTCAAACTCTGCAGGCAGAGAAGGAGCAGCTCAGTCAAACTGTGCTCAGTTTGAAACAGGAAAAAGATGAGCTTATGGCTGCCATTCAAGGCCTGAAAGAAGAACGGCAGCAATTTATTGTCGGCGCAGAAGGTCATGACAGTCTGCTGAAGTCTCTCAGCAGCTTGAAAGATGAGAGAAAGGAACTTGAAGATTCAATCAGCTGCTtaagagaagaggaaagacgagTCAAGGATGCGGTTGAGGATTTAAAAGAGCAAAGGAGGAAGCAAAATGTAAAGCAGAAGAAATCTCCGCTGTTGACTGCCGACTGTCAGCGTGCTGAACTGCTGAGGGAGCTAGAGGATGCTACACTGCGAGGTCTCTGCAAGGAAGAG GCTCGCAGCAgttcagcaggagagagagaagctctgaGTGCAGAGCTGAAGAAGTCCCAGAAGGAACTCGACACCAAACACCAAGAG ATGAAGACACTACATGGTGAGGTGCAGCGTTTGATGGTGCAGAGAGTCGAGGCAGAGCGAGCAGCAGGTGAGAACCTGAAGAGAGTCGCCGTTTTAAGCTGCCAGGTGGAAGACATTAGGATTGAAAATGACTCTCTTGCAGCTCAG GTGAAGGAGTTGCGACTGAAAGTATCCAAGCTACAGGGAGAAAAGGCAGATGTTTTGACACTACAGGCACAGGTTGAAGAGAAATACAACATCACTGCGGCTCAGCTCAAAGCCAAG TCTGGTGCTTTGGACCAACTCAACTCTGAGTACATGGCTCTGAAGAGTCGAGGCAACCAGGACGATGTGACCGTTGAGCTTGTCTCTCTTAGATCACAGCACGACAGCATCAGGGCAAAG taTGATTCTCTTCTGAGATCAAAGAGTCCCTCTGATCTGGATCTTGTTCCATTAAAG GCCAAGCTGTCCTGTCTGGTGTCCAAATGTCAAGAGAGGAACAGCGTGTTGGTGCAACTGGTCAAAGCCATGCGTAAACACGGCTGCTTGGAAGCCTCACTCTCCAAGCAAGTGGACAGGTTGCTGAGTGACGCGGTGCTGGATGACTATTCAAAAACATTAATCCCAGGAGGCCATCAGAAAACCCAGAGCCCCTGTGGCAGGGCGACACCAGGACCAACAAGCGTCAACAGGTGTCAGGAATACACTGGTGAGGTCACCACTGATCACCTGACGCCTGTTCTCCAGCACGGTGCAACAGATATGCCAAGCACGCCAGGAGCTGCTGCTCAAGCTAACAACAGCGATGTCAAATCTGTCCTCACCACGACACGGAAGGACAAGGCCAACCACCCTGTGCCATGCTTGTACAGCAACACCAGCAACAAGGTCCAACCATCGCCCGACCAAACTGCAGAGCAGGGATCGAGTGCCAAAAAG GTGCCTTCGTCTCCCAACAAACCAGACAAGTATCGTCTGGTTCAGAAGGCAGAGTCCACACCAGATCTGTCCCGCCTGACCTCAGCCAGTTCTTCGCCTCTCGCTGAGCAGTGTcacgacagcagcagcaggaggaggctgAGCAGCCCGGAGAAAATCATCAACCTGCACCAGCAACTGCAGCAGACTCTGTTGAGCAGCTTTCAG GCTCCACGAGGATTTGGATGGGAAGAGCAGTGGGACAAAAGTCAGTCTTGTGTGTCCAACAGAGACAGTAAAAGCCTTCCTCCCTCATTACGTGGCAGTtcagtaaccatggcaacagaggaGCCTCCATCAGCGAAAAGTCCCTCACTTTTTAAAGCGGTGACCTCCAGATCTGCGAACTTGCCTTTTGGCCCAAACATGCTGACGAACCAAAGCCTGAGAGCCGTGAAGTCGTCTTGCATTTTTGGCTCTGCAACGTCGGTCAACGCAAACTCCACGTCGCGCAACAGCACCAAGATCACATCTGTAAAGCCCAAGGTGACAACTTTGAGGATCCCGGACAAGAACGATAGTCGGCTAACAGAACCATCATCTTCTGATCCGAAGACAAGACCCCAGAATTCTCCGTCTTTGGACTTCCCTCCCAAAACACCTGCCTCTGGCACTGCCGCCACAAGTCTCCCACTCGCCAGCGACGGTGCCTTTAAAAGCACGACTTCCTTGTTGGATGATGCTGCATCTTCCAGTCTCTCCAGACCCACTTCCTGTACCCGGTCTGAGCACAGCTCGCCTGAGAGGACCTATTCTAGAGGCTCCCCAGTTCCACCTCCAGAGAAGATGAAACAGCCAAGACCAAATCCAG AAGCTCCATCAGAGGTGTGCTCAGTGAAGGTCATCAGAAGAGTGGGTCAGTGCAGCCTCATGATTGGCTGGGAGAGACCCCCCCTGGACGAGCTGGGCTGCAGTAATGGCACTTTCGTCTATGGATACAGG GTGTTTGTTGACGGGAGCTTCCACAAGTCGGTCCTGAGCTCGGCCTGCACCAAG TGTGTTCTGGAGAACGTCGACGCGAGCGTCCCAGTCAACATCAGTGTCCAAACACTGGGAGCGAACGGCTTGTGTTCTAACAGAGTGCAGGTTGCGTTTGAGTCTGCAGGCAGCGCAGAGCACTGA